In Candidatus Thermoplasmatota archaeon, the following proteins share a genomic window:
- a CDS encoding STT3 domain-containing protein yields the protein MAKGIKIKKWVIPLVIGAFFLVLFLNTYFNYTSGVAINGEVQSLTDKFYLAGPDPYYNARLVEKTVETGHYPYLGGVHGDEDPLLNYPLGRSGGRPPLFNMVTTGVGKIISPFVGETDGLGYAMQFLPAIYGALLVIPVYMMGSRLFNKKAGILGAFMVALIPIHLSSGHGSAYSLYDHDSFILLLTTTTIMFLVMSLKEKDAKKSMIYAFMSGIGVAGVSMTWVSAEYIYAIIAVYGIAQMVIDIIASRINPSVPRTLFIALFTGYGLAFPLFWIKYGFSPSVHLIILLAVAVFSGIYLWLGKNKIPWVISIPSIFGIGAAGLASLYVIRNTTSSLLKPFTSISNIIFGSGIYGNKTSLTIAEASTFDFSKNVMSFGPVLYWLAWAGFLFLIYRYYKNRSRREYFLLIVWFLIEAWLTRTAGRFLNDLVPLVAVLGGWVLWMTIDKLDFQSVVKTIKGVGGGWYGLKKGVKVRHVIGAAFVVFLVVMPNGWLAFDASLPLTMKGNFDTDKLGAFGLGLHTEEYWTDAFSWLRQQNEGINDTEKPAFISWWDYGFYCAALAENPTVADNFQDGIEPAANFQTASSEKEAVAVWIVRLAEGDMAKNGGKLSGNVTKIFGEYFGNESQDLIKILEEPAEHENTSYNKIIGEEYGGKKYLVREKNAMYHDAIEMLTKLDDEDITWIYHKIQNATGNSIRYYGVEGYDVNIFNVFTFLADKGTFGYETSEDDYFKMWYVSDKTGQKFTPQEVRNLSEEMTPQERIDAYGNFTPQTVRKDPFYNSMVYKTYLGASVSKQIFENQTQYRQYLYMLMQPTVGLKHFVVEYVSPMTQNKSLYFARGSLCFGCPAVVISKYYEGAEITGTLKSDGEAMEGVMLEVQKNVTMYDRSVGITHDYTLTDGNGHFTVIAPAGNITLVVSQGAGQDRVIIKKITFNGTGNFTPITDDEAMRRVSTWQRDIGIININKGSVEGTVYWDKDGDGKYNDSIDAPLPNVKVEIGGREATTNSRGHYEVHSLLPDSYQITATKQGYDITGQKQVAVKPDETTINNISMVPSKVKVSGATWYDANSNGARDTNESVAGVSIKFVVVSAPDENADNATVLSNETGYYTRYLFPATYAIEVDFSVNVENETVRYVYSDTLKINIGDSTKTLDIKLSKVE from the coding sequence ATGGCAAAAGGCATTAAGATAAAGAAATGGGTCATTCCGTTAGTGATAGGGGCGTTTTTCCTCGTACTATTCCTTAATACATATTTTAATTATACATCGGGCGTGGCAATAAATGGAGAAGTTCAATCGTTAACAGACAAGTTTTATCTTGCCGGTCCAGATCCTTACTATAATGCCCGCCTTGTAGAAAAAACTGTTGAGACAGGGCATTATCCCTATCTTGGCGGGGTGCACGGGGATGAAGACCCGTTATTGAATTATCCTCTGGGACGTTCTGGTGGAAGACCTCCATTGTTCAATATGGTAACAACAGGTGTGGGCAAGATTATTTCACCTTTTGTTGGAGAGACGGATGGCCTGGGATACGCAATGCAATTTTTGCCGGCCATTTACGGCGCCCTTCTCGTTATTCCAGTGTATATGATGGGCTCCAGATTATTCAATAAAAAGGCAGGTATTCTGGGTGCATTTATGGTTGCCCTTATTCCGATACATCTGAGTTCCGGTCATGGCTCTGCATATTCCCTTTACGACCACGATTCTTTTATCCTTTTGCTTACAACTACAACCATCATGTTTCTGGTGATGAGCTTAAAGGAAAAAGATGCAAAAAAGTCAATGATTTATGCCTTTATGTCCGGGATTGGAGTGGCGGGTGTTTCCATGACCTGGGTGTCGGCAGAATATATATATGCGATTATAGCGGTGTATGGTATCGCCCAGATGGTTATTGATATTATTGCCTCCAGGATAAATCCAAGTGTGCCAAGAACGTTGTTTATTGCATTATTCACAGGTTATGGGCTGGCATTTCCCCTCTTTTGGATAAAGTATGGATTTTCTCCTTCAGTGCATTTAATCATTTTGCTGGCCGTAGCGGTATTCAGCGGAATATACCTCTGGCTTGGAAAAAATAAAATCCCATGGGTTATATCCATACCATCTATATTCGGCATAGGTGCGGCAGGGCTTGCTTCCCTTTACGTTATAAGAAACACCACAAGCAGCCTACTTAAACCTTTTACCAGTATCTCAAATATTATTTTTGGTTCCGGGATATATGGGAATAAGACTTCTTTAACCATAGCGGAGGCAAGCACATTTGATTTCAGCAAAAACGTTATGTCATTCGGACCGGTTTTGTATTGGCTTGCCTGGGCAGGTTTTCTGTTTCTTATATATCGCTATTACAAGAATAGGTCCAGAAGAGAATATTTCCTATTAATTGTTTGGTTTTTAATAGAGGCATGGCTGACGAGGACGGCCGGCCGTTTCCTCAATGACCTGGTACCTTTGGTTGCAGTACTTGGCGGATGGGTATTGTGGATGACCATAGACAAACTCGATTTTCAGAGCGTGGTAAAAACAATAAAAGGTGTAGGTGGAGGCTGGTACGGGCTTAAAAAAGGTGTAAAAGTCAGGCATGTTATCGGGGCAGCATTTGTGGTATTCCTTGTGGTTATGCCAAACGGCTGGCTTGCATTTGATGCATCCCTGCCTTTGACAATGAAAGGAAATTTTGATACAGATAAACTTGGTGCGTTCGGTCTGGGGCTGCATACGGAGGAATACTGGACAGATGCGTTTTCATGGCTCAGGCAGCAGAATGAGGGCATAAATGATACCGAAAAACCCGCTTTTATTTCATGGTGGGACTACGGGTTTTACTGTGCGGCTCTAGCGGAAAATCCAACTGTGGCAGATAACTTTCAGGACGGAATAGAGCCCGCCGCTAATTTTCAGACAGCAAGTAGTGAGAAAGAGGCGGTAGCGGTCTGGATAGTGAGACTGGCAGAAGGGGATATGGCAAAAAATGGCGGTAAGCTATCTGGCAACGTTACTAAAATTTTTGGAGAATATTTCGGAAACGAGAGCCAGGATTTGATAAAAATACTCGAGGAGCCTGCTGAACATGAAAATACATCTTACAATAAAATAATTGGGGAAGAATACGGAGGAAAAAAATATCTCGTGAGGGAGAAGAATGCAATGTATCATGATGCCATAGAAATGTTGACCAAACTTGATGATGAAGATATTACATGGATATATCACAAAATTCAGAATGCAACGGGAAATAGCATCAGATATTATGGTGTTGAAGGTTATGATGTAAACATATTCAACGTATTCACTTTTCTGGCGGATAAAGGAACTTTTGGTTATGAAACCAGCGAGGACGATTATTTCAAAATGTGGTATGTTTCTGACAAAACGGGACAAAAATTCACTCCACAGGAAGTAAGAAATCTGTCAGAGGAGATGACCCCGCAGGAGAGGATAGATGCATATGGAAACTTTACTCCACAAACGGTAAGAAAGGACCCTTTCTATAACAGCATGGTTTACAAAACATATCTTGGGGCATCTGTTTCCAAGCAGATTTTTGAAAATCAGACGCAGTACAGGCAGTACTTATACATGCTTATGCAGCCTACAGTAGGTTTAAAGCATTTTGTTGTTGAATACGTCTCACCGATGACACAGAATAAATCCCTTTATTTTGCAAGAGGCAGCCTATGTTTTGGATGCCCTGCAGTTGTCATATCGAAGTATTATGAAGGAGCAGAAATTACCGGCACTTTAAAAAGTGATGGGGAAGCAATGGAAGGTGTCATGCTGGAAGTTCAAAAAAATGTGACAATGTATGATAGATCTGTAGGAATAACGCATGACTATACCCTAACGGACGGAAACGGCCACTTTACTGTTATTGCCCCGGCCGGAAACATAACGCTTGTCGTATCACAGGGAGCGGGACAGGATAGAGTCATAATCAAAAAAATTACTTTCAACGGTACTGGCAATTTCACTCCAATCACTGATGATGAAGCAATGCGTCGTGTGTCAACGTGGCAGCGCGATATAGGCATTATAAATATCAATAAGGGGTCTGTTGAAGGAACTGTTTACTGGGATAAGGATGGAGATGGAAAATACAATGATAGCATAGATGCTCCCCTCCCAAATGTTAAAGTAGAAATCGGCGGCAGAGAGGCAACCACAAATTCAAGAGGGCATTACGAAGTGCATTCACTACTGCCGGATTCATACCAAATTACCGCAACGAAGCAGGGATATGACATCACCGGGCAAAAACAGGTGGCAGTAAAGCCTGATGAGACCACGATAAATAATATTT